One part of the Rutidosis leptorrhynchoides isolate AG116_Rl617_1_P2 chromosome 1, CSIRO_AGI_Rlap_v1, whole genome shotgun sequence genome encodes these proteins:
- the LOC139886486 gene encoding glutathione S-transferase T1-like — MALKVYADRMSQPSRAVLLFCKINGIDFEEIRIDILKNKQYTPEYKAINPMYKVPAIVDGRFKLFESHAILIYISCAFPGVASHWYPSDLFKRSKIHSVLDWHHSNLRRGTVGLVFNSVLGPLNGLPSKPEAAIEGEKILMKSLSKLETVWLKDGRFLVGSSQPSIADISLVCEVMQLEFLSEKDRDRILSPYKKVVQWIEDTKKATAPYFDEVHGVLFKAQKRIRERMATESGKTELKSKL, encoded by the exons ATGGCGCTGAAAGTATATGCTGATCGAATGTCCCAACCATCCCGTGCTGTTCTCCTCTTTTGCAA GATCAATGGGATAGATTTCGAGGAAATTCGGATAGATATTTTGAAAAACAAACAATACACTCCTGAATATAAAG CTATAAATCCGATGTATAAAGTTCCTGCAATAGTTGATGGACGATTTAAGCTCTTTGAGAG TCATGCGATTCTTATATACATATCTTGTGCATTTCCAGGAGTCGCTAGTCACTG GTATCCCAGTGATCTATTTAAAAGATCTAAGATCCACTCGGTTTTAGACTGGCATCATTCAAATTTACGTCGCGGTACAG TTGGACTTGTTTTCAACTCTGTTTTGGGACCATTAAACGGTTTACCTTCAAAACCCGAAGCAGCGATCGAAGGTGAGAAGATACTTATGAAATCTTTGTCGAAGTTAGAAACTGTTTGGTTAAAAGACGGGCGGTTTTTGGTTGGAAGCTCTCAACCATCAATAGCGGATATCAGTTTAGTATGCGAAGTTATGCAACTTGAG ttcttgagtgagaaagatCGTGATCGGATATTAAGCCCTTACAAGAAAGTTGTTCAGTGGATTGAAGATACAAAGAAAGCGACTGCACCTTATTTTGATGAAGTTCATGGGGTTCTTTTTAAAGCCCAGAAAAGAATTCGAGAACGAATGGCAACTGAGTCTGGGAAAACTGAATTGAAGTCAAAGTTGTGA
- the LOC139887411 gene encoding uncharacterized protein: MQEGNGRYIFKLNPGGCYVSKSVGAKIDECIIPRSYVHDETIRNNLIPQKIGIFMWRTLRGRILVKLELDKQGIDLDSLLCPMCNEVIESVDHVILSCKFAKEVWVGIHKWWNLNPMSYTNISDQLKSVNQGGIPSNLKKVCNVWATSYIIWKNRNQKVFQNNPWATPKLVNEVQVKTFEWISNPSRKGHFEWQQWLTCHFNMSFPSAINLDPG, from the coding sequence ATGCAAGAGGGTAACGGCAGATACATCTTCAAGCTTAACCCGGGAGGCTGCTATGTTTCAAAATCAGTAGGTGCTAAAATTGATGAATGCATTATTCCAAGATCTTACGTTCATGATGAAACTATACGCAATAATCTTATCCCGCAGAAAATAGGTATTTTCATGTGGAGGACCTTAAGAGGCAGAATTCTGGTTAAGTTAGAACTTGATAAGCAGGGTATCGACCTTGATTCATTGTTATGCCCGATGTGTAATGAGGTGATCGAATCGGTGGACCATGTTATCCTCTCTTGTAAGTTTGCGAAGGAAGTGTGGGTCGGTATTCATAAATGGTGGAACTTAAACCCAATGTCATATACCAACATCTCAGATCAGCTTAAAAGCGTGAATCAAGGGGGAATTCCATCGAATCTCAAAAAAGTATGCAATGTATGGGCGACAAGTTACATTATATGGAAGAACCGCAACCAAAAAGTGTTTCAAAACAATCCTTGGGCAACTCCAAAGTTAGTCAACGAGGTGCAAGTCAAGACGTTCGAATGGATTTCTAATCCCTCGAGGAAAGGTCATTTTGAATGGCAACAGTGGTTAACATGTCATTTCAACATGAGTTTTCCTAGTGCGATCAACTTGGATCCGGGTTGA